The Zingiber officinale cultivar Zhangliang chromosome 9A, Zo_v1.1, whole genome shotgun sequence genome window below encodes:
- the LOC122019657 gene encoding receptor-like protein kinase HSL1, giving the protein MAVLGGATACVVVVWLQFFCFCSSLNHEGGLLLDAKTGLEDPSNELSNWDAGDATPCHWTGVACSGDTVTAVDLANLGLVGPFPAALCRLPNLAFLSLSYNYINSSLSDSALAPCAALAHLDLSQNLLVGRLPDALAALPSLAYLDLSGNNFSGEIPLSFGLFPRIRALSLVANLLTGGIPAFLGNLTTLRQLNLSYNPFSAGRIPPALGDLASLEVLWLAGCGLAGEIPPSLGRLSNLTDLDLSSNALSGGIPATFANLSSVVQIELYHNSLSGPIPLGFGNLRSLVRFDASMNRLDGPLPDDIFDGPRLESAHVYSNRLTGRIPSGIARSTSLVEARLFDNRLNGSLPPDLGERSPLMLLDLSDNSLSGEIPASICHRGVLEQLLLMDNMFSGSLPDGLSRCRTLTRVRLRNNRLSGELPAGFWGLPHLWLLELRGNSFSGLISPLIAQGANLSNILIDDNQFAGSIPSEMGSLSKLYEFSAANNMLSGSLPASLADLRELGKLDLHHNLISGELPRGIQWSKLSELNLADNAFTGGIPPEFGELAVLNYLDLSGNLLTGEIPIQLQNLKLNEFNFSNNHLSGPLPPLFALEADRNSFLGNPGLCKASSGLCPVSYGRTYSHSFIWLLRCIFISASLIFVIGIAWFSWRYHKYTKENLAFDKSKWSLTSFHKLGFSEYEILNCLDEDNVIGSGGSGKVYKVILSNGEIAAVKKLWGSSKKDLENVNQPIDDGFEAEVATLGKIRHKNIVKLWCCCSHRDCKLLVYEYMPNGSLGDLLHSSKGGMLDWPMRYKIVLDAAEGLAYLHHDCMPPIVHRDVKSNNILLDGEYGAKVADFGVAKVMEMMEKEPKSMSRVAGSCGYIAPEYAYTLRVNETSDIYSFGVVILELVTGKPPIDPEFGEKDLVKWVSSTVSQKGIEYVIDPNLDSCHREGISKVLSIGLLCTSSLPINRPSMRKVVKMLQEVNAKNMPKIRKNGSKSSHCYLKDPIEYGSNV; this is encoded by the exons ATGGCAGTTCTTGGAGGTGCCACTGCTTGTGTTGTTGTTGTTTGGCTGCAGTTCTTCTGTTTCTGCTCGAGCTTGAACCACGAAGGCGGATTGCTTTTGGACGCCAAAACAGGGCTGGAAGACCCCTCCAATGAGCTGTCCAACTGGGACGCCGGCGACGCCACGCCCTGCCACTGGACCGGCGTCGCTTGCTCCGGCGACACCGTCACCGCCGTGGACCTCGCCAACCTCGGGCTCGTCGGGCCCTTTCCTGCCGCCCTCTGCCGCCTCCCTAACCTCGcgttcctctccctctcctacaACTACATCAACTCCTCCCTCTCCGATTCCGCCCTCGCCCCGTGCGCCGCCCTCGCCCATCTCGACCTCTCGCAGAACCTCCTCGTCGGCCGCCTCCCCGACGCCCTCGCGGCGCTTCCTTCGCTCGCCTACCTCGACCTCTCCGGCAACAATTTCTCCGGCGAGATTCCGCTGTCTTTCGGGCTGTTCCCGCGAATCCGAGCGTTGTCTCTCGTCGCCAACCTGCTTACTGGGGGCATCCCCGCCTTCCTCGGCAACCTGACCACCCTCCGGCAGCTTAACCTCTCGTATAACCCCTTCTCGGCCGGCCGCATCCCGCCCGCCCTCGGCGATCTCGCGTCGCTGGAGGTGCTCTGGCTCGCCGGGTGCGGCCTCGCCGGCGAAATCCCTCCCTCCCTCGGCCGGCTCTCCAACCTCACCGACCTCGACCTCTCCAGCAACGCGCTCTCCGGCGGTATCCCCGCGACTTTCGCCAACCTCTCCAGCGTCGTCCAGATCGAGCTCTACCACAACTCGCTCTCCGGCCCCATTCCCCTAGGGTTTGGCAATCTCCGATCTCTGGTTCGGTTCGATGCGTCGATGAACCGGCTCGACGGGCCACTTCCGGACGACATCTTCGATGGCCCGCGCCTCGAGAGCGCCCACGTCTACTCCAACCGGCTCACCGGCCGAATCCCCTCGGGCATCGCCCGGTCCACGAGCCTGGTCGAGGCCCGGCTCTTCGATAACCGGCTCAACGGTTCGCTTCCTCCCGACTTGGGAGAGAGGTCGCCCCTGATGCTTCTCGATCTCTCCGATAACTCGCTCTCCGGCGAGATCCCCGCCAGCATCTGCCACCGAGGTGTGCTAGAGCAGCTGCTCTTGATGGACAACATGTTCTCCGGTAGCCTTCCGGACGGCCTCAGCCGGTGCCGGACTCTCACCCGAGTCCGTCTTAGGAACAATCGACTCTCTGGTGAGCTTCCCGCCGGATTTTGGGGCTTGCCGCATCTTTGGCTACTAGAACTCAGAGGTAATTCCTTCTCCGGTCTGATATCTCCCCTCATCGCCCAAGGCGCGAACCTCTCCAACATCCTCATCGATGATAACCAGTTCGCCGGCAGCATCCCGTCAGAAATGGGATCTCTTTCGAAGCTGTACGAATTCTCTGCCGCCAACAACATGCTATCCGGGTCGCTGCCGGCGTCTCTTGCTGACCTGCGCGAGCTGGGTAAGCTCGACCTCCACCACAACCTCATTTCCGGAGAGCTGCCTCGAGGGATCCAGTGGAGTAAACTCAGCGAGTTGAACCTCGCTGACAATGCTTTCACTGGTGGCATACCGCCAGAATTCGGTGAGCTCGCAGTGCTCAACTACCTTGACCTCTCCGGAAATCTCCTCACCGGAGAGATTCCAATCCAATTGCAGAACTTGAAGCTCAACGAGTTCAACTTTTCGAACAATCACCTCTCTGGTCCTCTCCCACCTCTTTTTGCCCTGGAAGCAGACAGGAACAGCTTCCTCGGTAACCCAGGACTCTGCAAGGCCTCCTCTGGGCTATGCCCTGTTTCATATGGAAGAACGTATAGCCATAGTTTCATATGGTTGCTCCGCTGCATCTTTATATCTGCTTCATTGATATTTGTCATCGGAATTGCTTGGTTCTCATGGCGATATCATAAATACACGAAGGAGAATCTGGCATTTGACAAGTCCAAGTGGTCGCTGACTTCATTCCACAAATTGGGATTCAGTGAGTATGAGATCTTGAATTGCCTTGATGAAGATAATGTGATTGGCAGTGGTGGTTCAGGGAAGGTTTACAAGGTTATTCTCAGTAACGGAGAGATTGCTGCTGTGAAGAAGCTGTGGGGCTCTTCAAAGAAGGATCTTGAGAATGTAAACCAACCGATTGATGATGGTTTTGAAGCTGAGGTTGCCACGTTGGGGAAGATTAGGCATAAGAACATTGTGAAACTGTGGTGTTGTTGCAGCCACAGGGACTGCAAGCTTCTGGTTTATGAGTACATGCCTAATGGGAGCTTAGGAGACTTGTTGCATAGCAGCAAAGGAGGAATGCTGGACTGGCCGATGCGGTATAAGATTGTGCTTGATGCGGCAGAAGGGCTTGCTTATCTCCACCATGACTGCATGCCCCCAATTGTGCATAGAGATGTGAAATCTAACAACATCCTTTTGGATGGAGAATATGGTGCAAAAGTTGCAGATTTTGGGGTTGCCAAAGTCATGGAGATGATGGAGAAGGAACCAAAATCCATGTCTAGAGTTGCTGGTTCATGTGGATACATTGCACCag AGTATGCTTACACTCTTCGGGTTAACGAGACGAGTGACATATATAGTTTCGGCGTGGTTATTCTTGAACTAGTGACCGGCAAACCCCCTATTGATCCTGAGTTTGGAGAAAAGGACTTGGTGAAGTGGGTATCCAGCACTGTCAGCCAGAAGGGGATCGAGTATGTTATCGATCCCAATCTTGATTCATGTCACAGGGAGGGGATCAGCAAGGTCCTCAGCATTGGCCTTCTTTGTACTAGTTCACTCCCGATTAACCGTCCGTCCATGAGAAAGGTTGTGAAGATGTTGCAGGAAGTTAATGCAAAAAACATGCCCAAAATCAGAAAGAATGGCAGCAAATCATCTCACTGTTACTTGAAAGATCCCATTGAATATGGAAGTAATGTTTAA
- the LOC122019658 gene encoding rac-like GTP-binding protein 7 has translation MSAARFIKCVTVGDGAVGKTCMLISYTSNTFPTDYVPTVFDNFSANVIVDGSTVNLGLWDTAGQEDYNRLRPLSYRGADVFLLAFSLISKASYENIYKKWVPELRHYAPTVPIVLVGTKLDLREDKQYFLDHPGATPITTAQGEELKKMIGAAVYIECSSKTQQNVKAVFDAAIKVVLCPPKLKKKSRKQRKCLIL, from the exons ATGAGCGCCGCGAGGTTCATCAAGTGTGTGACCGTCGGCGACGGAGCCGTGGGGAAGACGTGCATGCTCATCTCCTACACCAGCAATACTTTTCCGACG GATTACGTGCCGACGGTGTTCGACAATTTCAGCGCCAATGTGATCGTAGACGGGAGCACGGTCAACCTCGGGCTTTGGGACACAGCAG GGCAAGAGGACTACAACAGGCTCAGACCCCTGAGTTACAGAGGAGCCGATGTGTTTCTGCTGGCATTTTCTCTCATCAGTAAAGCAAGCTACGAGAACATTTACAAGAAG TGGGTTCCAGAGCTGAGGCACTATGCTCCGACTGTGCCAATTGTTCTTGTGGGAACAAAACTCG ATTTACGCGAAGACAAGCAATATTTCCTTGATCATCCTGGAGCAACTCCGATAACTACTGCACAGGGAGAAGAGTTGAAGAAGATGATCGGTGCAGCCGTCTACATCGAGTGCAGTTCTAAAACTCAGCAG aatGTGAAGGCCGTCTTCGATGCTGCGATAAAAGTAGTTCTTTGCCCGCCTAAGCTGAAGAAGAAGAGCCGAAAGCAGAGAAAATGCTTGATCTTGTGA